The Cloacibacterium sp. TD35 region CGTCTATTTCCAGAAACTTCTACCAAATCCAGCATTAAGCCAATTTGATTCACATTGTCGGCGTTGTGATAACGAACGTGAGAATAATCAAACCTAAAAGATGAGATTTTGATTCCAAAGCCAAAACTCAATCCAGAGAAATTTCTTTGGTCCAGAACAGCGAGTTCGTTTCCGCGTTTTACGTTGTAACCAATTCTGATGTTGAAGGCTTGTTCGGGAAATAATTCGATGCCGCCAGAAAGATGGTCCATCAATTTTCTGCCAAAGCCTACTTCTTTTCCATTGATATCATACGATTGAGATATATTGAATTGCTGCAAATCATGATAAGTAAGGGTGTAAGCCAAAGGAAAATCTGGTAAAATTCTGGTGTAACCTATATCTGCTCGGAAAGGCAATTGTTCTTTGACACCGTTATAAGATTTGATTTGATATCCAAAATTTCTGAAGACAAGAGCCACTGTTTCTTTGGATTGTTCATTGTGATAAGTCACTCCAGCATTCGCGGAAATTGCAGAAGAGGTATAATTGTCGATTTTAGAAGTGAGGTAATTCACATTGGCGCCAATCGTGAAATCATCATCAAACTGATAGGCATAACCTACGCCAAACGAAGCGTCCATTGCAGAAAATTCGCCGTTTACATTCCCGAATTCATCAGTTCTGGGTGTTTTTCCGAAGTCTAAAACTCTGGCATTGACTGAAATGAAATGTCCTGCCGTTAAATCTTTCACGTAATTAATGCTTCCCAAATTAGAACCGGCAATGTAAGAACCGTAATTAATCCCGATTCTATTGTCCATGTCTAGATTCATGAGAGCAGGATTGATGGCTGCAAAATTCACGTCATAATCTCGTACAGAAACCGCATCTCCACCTAAAACAGCTTGTCTGGCAGAAACGGGAACATTGAGAAAAGGATAGACCTTGGTTCCAGTTTGTGCAGAAGCCCATAATGCGAATAAACAGAAGGATGTGGTAAATAGTTTCTTCAAAATTTCAATTATAACTTTGCAAAAATAATTTATTTTACACTTTAACAAAAATTAAAAGCTAAAACATAATTCTATTAACGAAATTCTTTACGATTCATTATATTTGCATTAAATTTATTTTTTGCCTCAAATCTATACTTTTTGAGACACAAGTTTTGATAAAAATATAACAATGAAATACAAAAGAGTTCTTTTAAAATTAAGCGGAGAAGCTTTAATGGGTAGCAGACAATACGGGATTGATAATGATAGATTGGTAGAATATGCTAAAGAAATTAAAAAAGTAGTAGATGCAGGCGTAGAATTAGCAATTGTAATAGGAGGAGGAAATATTTTCCGTGGAGTAGCTGGAGCGGCCAAAGGTATGGATAGAGTGCAAGGCGATTATATGGGAATGCTGGCTACCGTAATTAATGGAATGGCGTTACAAGGCGCACTAGAAGACCAAGGCATTAAGACCAGATTACAGTCTGCAATAGAAATGGATAAAGTAGCAGAGCCTTTCATCAAAAGAAGAGCCGTAAGACACCTAGAAAAAGGAAGAGTGGTGATTTTCGGAGCGGGAACTGGTAATCCGTATTTTACGACAGATACTGCAGCTACATTGAGAGCAATAGAAATAGGCGCTGATGTAATTTTGAAAGGAACGAGAGTAGACGGAATCTACGATTCTGACCCAGAAAAAAATGCAGATGCAGTGAAATTCAACTCGCTTTCTTATGACGAAGTTTTTGAGAAAGATTTAAAAGTAATGGACATGACTGCATTTACCCTAAGTAAAGAAAATAATTTACCCATCATTGTTTTTGACATGAATAAAGACGGTAATTTATTAAAAGTAGTCTTAGGCGAAGAAGTAGGAACTCTTGTTAATATATAATGTGTAACTTATCAAATTTTCAATATACAATGGAAGAATTAAACATGATTATGAATATGGTAAAGCAGGAAATGGATGCTGCAATTAAGCATTTAGATCACGCTTTCCAAAAAATTAGAGCAGGTAGAGCTTCTACGTCTATGGTTCAAGATGTTGTGGTAGAATATTATGGAGCAATGTCGCCAATCAATCAAGTTGCGAATGTATCTGTTCCAGATGCGATGACGATTTCTATTCAACCATGGGATAGATCAGCAATTAACGCCATTGAAAAAGCGATTATCAATTCTAACCTTGGTTTTGCACCTTCTAATAATGGAGATACGATTATTCTAAACGTTCCGCCATTAACTGAAGAAAGACGTAGAGATTTAGCTAAACAAGCTAAAGCAGAAACCGAACAAACCAAAGTAACCATCAGAAATGCTAGACATGATGGAATGAAAGAACTTAAAAAATTAGATGGCGTTTCTGAAGACATCATCAAAGATACAGAAGCTAAAATCCAAGAATTGACAGATAAATTTGTGAAATTAGCAGATGATCATCTAAAAGCTAAAGAAGTAGATATTTTCAAAATCTAATTCTAAAAAATTAATAATAAAAAAACTCCAGAATTTTCTGGAGTTTTTTTATTATTAATTTTTTTATTTTAAATGTAGAATCTCAGACTTATTGGTATCTCTGGTGCTCTCTTTCTTTCACAAACTTGCTCCAAATAGGCTTGGTCAATGCTTTGTATTTTTCTACATCGAAAACTTGAGAATCGGTAAGTGCTTTATACGTGAGCCAAACACCAAAAGGAAATAAAACCAAATTAGAAAGCCAAGCTCCGAAATAAGGATTGAGTTTTCCCTTCCAAGTAATATTTTCTACGGTCAAGTTCATCACGTAGAAGACAATAAAAATAATAATCGCAATCACCACTGGTAAACCAACACCGCCTTTTCTGATGATAGAACCCAAACTAGCGCCTATCATAAAGAAAATAAGACACGTCACCGAATAGGCAATAATCCCTTGTTGATACATGATAATCTTGTTGTAATACTTTACAATATCTAAGATTTGAGTATCCTTATTCTTTTTTTCGTTTTGTAGAAAAGAAATTTTAGTATACGCTTGATAAAGGACTTCTAACCTTTTATCTTCTTTTAATTTTTCTACTTTAAAAGGTTCTGTAGGTTTGGCAGGATTTTTTATTTTGTCAATATAGGTAACATAATTATTGGTTTGTCCTACCATTTCTGAATTAATAGAATTAAAACTATAATCGTTTTCTTTCTTTACCTTTACAATCGTTTTATTAATCTCTTTATAGTTTTGGAAACGATAGTCATCCGTAATTTTTTCTTCTTCTATGGCTTTGTTGATGACATCACTCACATCAAAATGCTGCACCAGCGAATCAAATTTTACTGATTGGCCAGGCTGTTTCAGTCGTTCTAAATAATTTTTATCCTGAATATTGTCTTCGAAAATATACCCATCATATAAAACCAACTTCAAAAAATTTCTGTTGGCAGCTGGTGTAAATTCACCTTTTTTAGCGATAATAGTTCTTTGGTCTTCATAAGCATTTGCTACTTTGTGCACAAAAACGCCTTCTAAATGTTCACCTTTTTCACCATAAATTTTGTCGAATTTTACCGTTGCTCCAGGCAATGAATTGATGAACTGTCCCGGTGTAAAATTAATGGCGGGTTTGGTGGCGGCAATATTATACATCATGTTTTTGGCCTTCCTCTGAAAATCTGGAATCACATTATTCGAGAAAATAAAAAGCATGATAGAAAGTAAAGAAACGATGGCAAATAAAGGCATCATAATTCTGGTGAGGGAAATTCCTGCAGATTTCATGGCGGCGAGTTCATAGCGTTCTCCAAAATCTCCAAAAGTCATAATCGAAGCCAAAAGAATGGTCAATGGTAAAACCATTTTGACAACGTTTACACTCAGATAAAACAAGAATTTTACAATTTCCCAATTGCTCAAGCCTTTTCCTGTAAACTGCGAAAGCTGAATCCATACAATATTCACCATAAAGATGAAAAACAGCACGCTGAAAATAAATAAAAAAGGCCCGAAAAAGGTTTTTATAATATATTGATCGAGTTTCTTTAACATTTGCCAAAATTATGAAAAAAGTTAGAATTATTTTGGTTTTAGTTCTTTTGTCTTGAAACAAAAGAACCAAAAGTTCAAGACTTGAATGCTCGGCTAAATAATTGAAATCTATTCTAAAATCCCTGAAACTTGTCTTCCCTTTGCTTCGACTTCAAACATCAGGAATTTTTTAACGCCTAGATTTCAATTATTTTTAACGCCTCCGCATTCTATGTCATAGAAAAATCCTTCTCAAAATGAGAAGGATTAATATTATAATTCTGTAATGAGGTAATTCTTGTACTTGTTTTTATCAAAGCTGAACGTAGAGGTACTTAATTTCTGGTTTTCTTTGTATTGATTTACGGTAATCACTGCCAAATCATTTCCTGATGAAGTCTGTACAATTTTAGCAATCTGCTTTTTAGGCGTATTGATATATAATACTACACTTTTTACCCCATTATCTTTTACAGGAACCATTTTGATAAGGTCTAGACCGCCATTTTTTCCTGCATAGGTTACCGTGTATCCTGTTTTGTATTCATCAAGATAATTGATAGGTGAAAGTGCTTTTTCTGAACCATTCGGTTGAGCAATCGTCACTTCTTGGTCTTCTTTAGAAATATTGTACACTTTTTTTCCGTCAAAAATCTGCTCATTTCCCATAATATTTAGTTTATACTGAGTAGGAGTAGAGTAGAAGATTCCTGTTTCGGTTTTACTTACTTTTCCGGTTCCCGTTCCGTAAGAGAATTTGAAGTAAGTATTTTTCTTGGCTTTATAATTTTTAGAAACAGTTTCTAAAATGTTTTTGGCTTTAGTATCTACTTTTTGTGCGAATGAAAAGGTAAAACTTCCAACCAAAGCACTTGCTAATATAATCTTGTTAAAATATTTCATGTTTTTATTTTTAATGATTCTTGGGGTAGATTTCAAAAAGCGAGCCAAGAAGTTTTAAAGAGTGTTAAATAAGAGTTTAAATTACTTAATTAATTCTAAATTTCCAGCAAAATTACTTTCTCAATTCCTCCAAGAAACTTTCCAAAGAATTCAAATCAGAAATCATGACTTCTCTTGCTTTAGCACCATTGAAACCGCCTACAATTCCTGCAGCTTCTAACTGGTCCATAATTCTTCCTGCTCTGTTGTATCCCAATTTTAATTGTCTTTGAAGCATAGAAGTAGAACCTTGTTGAGTAGAAACAATAATTCTAGCCGCTTCTTCGAAGAGTTGGTCTTTTTCATTCGGGTCAAAGCTTCCAACTGTAGAAGTGGTTTCTTCACCTGAATATTCCGGCAACATAAATGCAGAGGCGTAACCTTTTTGTTCGCCGATGTATTCTGCAATTTTTTCCACTTCTGGAGTATCTACAAATGCACATTGCAATCTCAATAAGTCATTTCCGTTGAAATAAAGCATATCACCTTTTCCTATCAATTGTTCTGCACCAGTAGAATCTAAAATCGTTCTGGAATCCACAGAAGAAATTACTCTAAAGGCTGCTCTCGCTGGGAAATTGGCTTTAATCATCCCTGTAATTACGTTTACAGACGGTCTTTGTGTAGCTACGATTAAGTGAATTCCTACCGCTCTTGCCAATTGGGCTAATCTGGCAATTGGGAGTTCTACTTCTTTCCCTGCCGTCATGATAAGGTCTGCAAATTCGTCTACCACAAGAACGATGTAAGGCATGTAACGGTGACCGTTTTCAGGATTAAGTTTGCGTTCTGTGAATTTCTTATTGTATTCCTTAATGTTTTTACAAAAAGCATTTTTCAGCAAATCATAACGCGTATCCATCTCTATACAAAGAGAATTCAGCGTGTTAATTACTTTATGTGTGTCCGTAATAATAGCGTCTTCGCCATCGGGAAGTTTTGCCAAGTAGTGTCTTTCAATTTTTGAATACAATGAAAGTTCTACTTTTTTAGGGTCTACCATCACAAATTTCAATTCACTAGGATGTTTTTTGTAAAGCAGTGAAGTAAGAATGGCGTTAATCCCTACAGATTTTCCTTGTCCAGTTGCTCCAGCCATCAATAAGTGAGGCATTTTGGCTAAATCTGCCACGAAAACTTCATTAGAAATCGTTTTCCCGAAAACCACTGGCAAATCCATATCTGCATTTTGGAATTTCGGAGAAGAAATAACACTTCGCATAGAAACCATCGAAGGATTTTTGCGTGGAACTTCTATTCCTATCGTTCCTTTTCCCGGCATCGGTGCAATAATTCTGATGCCCAGAGCAGATAAATTCAAGGCGATGTCATCTTGTAATTTTTTAATCGCAGCTACTCTGATTCCTGCTTCTGGAACTATTTCGTAAAGCGTAACAGTAGGGCCAATGGTTGCTTTAATTTCTGCAATGCCTACGTTGAAGTTTTTCAGTAACCCAACGATTTTATTTTTATTTTCTTCTAGTTCGTCTTTATTGATGGCGATTTCTTCGTTGCCATATTCTTTGAGCAACTCAATCTTTGGCATTTGGAAATTCGCCAAATCCAATTTATGGTCATATAAACCATGTTTGTCTACCAAATCTTTTGCTTTTCTTTCAGAATCGTCTAAATCTTCTTTCACTTCTTCAATGCTGAAAGCAATATTGTCTGCAGGTTTTGTAGGCGTTTCTTCTTTTTGAAAACTAAAACCCGTAGGTTCTAAATCTTTTTTAACTGGAATATTGATGGGAGTTTCAGCTACAACTGGCGGCGCTTCAAAACCTGTCTGATGAGGTGTTTTAATGGTTTCAAAAGTTTCTGTTTTAGGAGCTTCTACTTCTGAAGTGACTTTTAGATTTTCAAAATTGGGCTCTTCTTTCAGTTCTTTGTCTGCTTCGAAATCTTCATCTGCATCATAATCTGGGGCAAACTTATCTTTAATAGAGTCAATTTGATTTTTGATTGAACTAGGTCTTAGATTAAATTCTAAAACAAAATATAGAATAATCGCCGCTAAAAGCGTCATCCATAATCCGAAATCCCCAATAATAGAAGCTAAATATTCTTGAATTTCATTCCCGAAAACGCCACTTAATGTTCCGTTTCCTTTGGTGATGGCACCCATAAGAATAGGAAGCCAACAAAGAAAAAAGATAGAGTGAGAAAGGGTTTTCCAGATTTTAAAATAGTTTTTCTTCAGGATTTGGAACCCAAAAACCATAAGCAAAAAAGCTACAATGAAAGCAGCAATCCCTATACTGTCGAAAATAAAAATATTCCCGAGCCAGTCTCCCACTTTTCCAAAAATATTAGAAGATTTAATGCTTTTATCCAGCATAGCGCCAGTCTGGCTTTGGTTAGCCTTCCAGTTCAGTAAATAAGATGCGAAGGATAGCGCAAACACTACCGATAAAAACAAAAATAAAAGTCCGAAAAAAATTCTGGGTTTAGATAGCGTCTTGCTTTCTTCTACCTCTTGTCTATTGTTAGATGCTAATTTTGCCATAATGTGATAACACGCAAAGGTAATATTTTATATGAAAAATGAAAACATTTGAAATCGTTTTTTGATTTTAAAAATAGTAACTTTTTAGCTAGAAATGGCATTTAATTTTTTGATTTTTAAGACTTTCAATGAAAAATGACCTTGTTTCTTTTAAAAGGAAAATTTTTTAAACGAGAAAAGCAAATGGTAAGACGAATTAGAGAAGGTTCAAAAAGCAAAATTTTATAAAAATTTTAACACAGTTATAGATAAAATCCAACTATCAAAATTCGCTAATTCAATTTATAGAATGTATTTTTGCACAGTTTAAAAATCTAAAATGAAAAAACTGATTAATATTCTGATTTCTACGAGAACAATGGCTGTTTTATTGTTCGTTTATGCTTTTGCAATGGCTTATGCCACTTTTGTAGAAAACGATTTCGGAACACCTACTGCCAAAGCTTTAATCTATGAAGCAACATGGTTCGAAATAGTGATGGTTTTACTCATCCTTAATTTTATAGGTAATATTAATAGATATAGACTTTGGAAAAGAGAAAAATGGCCATTATTGGTGTTTCACTTGGCTTTTGTCTTTATTTTTATTGGTGGTGCAATCACCCGTTACATCAGTTATGAAGGGCAAATGCACATCAGAGAAGGAGAAACTTCTAATGAAATTATTACCGATAAAAATTTCTTTAAAATTCAAATCGAAAGAGGTGGCGACCGTTTAAGCTATGCCGAAATTCCTTATATGATGGCTTCTCAAGAACCATTGATTGCGAAAATTATTCCACACAAATTTAAGGCAAAGTATGATTTCCACGGAGAACTTATCCAAGTAGAGCAACTAGAATATATTCAGAGAAAAAAAGACAGTTTAGTAACCAGCGATTCAGGTAAAGAATATCTTCACTTGGTTTCAACCAATGATAATGGAAGAGAAGATATTTATTTGGGTTCTGGTGAGGTAAAAAGCATCAATGGATTCCTAGTTTCTTTCAATAAAGGTATAGAAGGAGCAGTAGAATTCAAACAAGAAAACGGGAATTTATTTATCAAAACGCCTGTAGAGGCTAATTATATGACCATGGCAACTCAAGCTACTGGTGTTACTAAGAAAGATGAATTCCAGCCATTGGCTTTGAGAAGTCTTTATACCATCGAAAATTTAAAATTGGTAGTTCCAGAACCGCTGAAAAAAGGAAACCTAATTGCGTATTCTGGGGATAAAAAAAGAGACCAAAACGTTCCTGATATGTTAAAAGTTTTGGTGAAAGGTCCTAAAACAGAACAAACCATCGACTTATCTGTAGAAAAAGGAAATCCTAACGCATTTAAACAAATGACAATTGACGGATTAAACATCATTCTTGGATTCGGTCCGAAAGTATATCAAACTCCATTTGCTTTGAAATTAGATGATTTCGTGATGGAAACTTACCCAGGAAGTGATTCTCCATCAGCGTATGAATCACACGTACAAATTGTAGACGAAGGCAAACAAACGCCTTATAAAATTTATATGAACCACGTTTTAAATCACAAAGGTTATAGATTCTTCCAAGCGAGTTTTGACCCAGATAGACAAGGAACCGTACTTTCGGTAAACCACGATTTCTGGGGAACTTTGGTAACATATATTGGCTACACATTCTTATTTTTAGGATTGTTTGTAGCACTTTTCTGGAAAGGAACACACTTCTGGAAACTGAACCAGTCTCTAAAAGATATGGCGAAAAAGAAAGTAGCGATTTTCCTTTTATTGTTCTCAATGGTTGGGTTAAATGCTCAAGAGCATCAACACAAAGAAGGAGATGTACATGCTGAAGCTGCGCCAACTGCTCAACCGCAAAGTGTGCCACAACAAATGGTTCACGCCGAAATATCTAAAGAACACGCTGATAAATTCGGGTATCTTCTCGTGCAAGGTTTTGACGGAAGAATTGAACCGATGAATACTCAAGCATTAGATGTTTTGAGAAAATTAGCCAAAAAAGAAAAATGGGGAGAGCTCAATGCGAACCAGTGGTTCTTGTCGATTAACATCAATCCAATGGCTTGGATGAATGATAAAATCATCAAAATCGGTACAAAAGGTGGCGAAGAATTGAAGAAAAAAACCAAAGCCAATGACGAAGGATATACTTCTATGATGAATCTTTTCGTAACCGATGCGATGGGAATGCCAAAATTCATTTTAGAAGAAGATTTCAATACGGCTTTTAGAAAAAAACCTGCGGAACAAAGCAATTATGATAAAGAAGTTATTTCTGTAAACGAAAGAGTACAAGTATTCTACGGATTGCTTTCTGGGCAATATTTCAGAGTGGTTCCTGTTCAAAACGACCCTAATCATACTTGGAACTCTTGGCTAGATGCAGAACAAAAAGCAGATGCACAAGCACAAAACGTTATTGCACCTTATTTCATCAGCGTAGTTGATGCTTCTAGAAACGGAAATTGGACAAAAGCAGACGAAGCGCTAACAAAAATTCAAGAATATCAAAAGACTTGGGGTAAAAATGTGCTTCCAGATGAGAGTAAAGTGAGACTTGAGGTTTTCATGAATAAAGCAAATCTTAACTTTTGGTTGTTGATTTTCTACACGATGGTGGGAGGTTTATTAATTGTTTTAGGATTTATAGAACTTTTCAAGCCAAATAAAATATTACATAAAGTAATCAAGTCCATCATTTACATTGGAGTAGTAGGGTATTTCCTTCACTTCTTAGGATTAATTGGAAGATGGTATATTTCTGGTCATGCTCCTTGGAGTAATGGTTATGAAGCCATTGTATTTATTTCTTGGGTGGGGATTTCAGCAGGTTTAATGCTGTATAGAAATGCTAATGCACTCATTCCAGCTGCAGGATTTATGGTAGCTGTAATCATGATGGGATTTGCACATGGAGGTTCTCAATTAGACCCACAAATCACACCTTTAGTTCCAGTGTTGAAATCATACTGGTTAATTATTCACGTGGCGATTATTACCAGCAGTTATGGTTTCTTTGCTTTGTCAATGATTATTGCAGTGATTTCATTGTTTTTCTATATAATTTCAAGTAAAAATACATTTGATAAACATGACCATTCTACGATTAAAGAATTAACCATCGTTTCAGAAATGTCCTTAACCATTGGGTTATTTGCATTAACCGTTGGTAATTTCTTAGGAGGTATTTGGGCGAATGAATCATGGGGTAGATATTGGAGCTGGGATCCGAAAGAAACTTGGGCGTTCATTTCTATCATTGTTTACGCATTTGTACTTCACATGAGATTAGTTCCAGGTTTGAGAGGAAGATACGCCTTCCACTTAATGACCATGTTTGCATTCTGTAGTATGGTAATGACCTATTTTGGAGTAAATTATTACCTTTCAGGATTGCATTCTTATGCAGCAGGAGATCCTATTCCTGTTCCAGCTTGGGTGTATATCAGTGTTGGAGTAATGACGGCATTAGGTCTAGGTGCTTATTACAAACACAAAAAATTGACTGCAAAGTAATATAAAATTCAAACCTTTATCTTTAATTTTGATAAAGGTTTTTTAATAATAGTTTTAATGGAAAAGAAATATAAAATTCAGAAAAATCCTTTTTTAGTGCCTACTACAGATGGTAAGTTAATTCAAGAACATTGGGGAAATTCTACAGGGAATGCTCAAATTTCTATTGCGCACATGATTGCGCCACCACATTGGAGCGAACCGCATCAAACGCCAGAGTTTGATGAATTCACCATCATTATGAGAGGGAAAAAGCAGTTTGAAATAGATGGGGAAACAGTAGTTTTAGAAGCTGGACAAAGCATTTTAATCCAAAAAGGTGCAAGAATTCGTTACAGCAACCCTTTCGAAGAAGAATGTGAATATTTAGCCATATGTCTGCCTGCTTTTTCTATGGATTTAGTCAATAGAGAATAAAAAATTAACGAAAAATTAATTCTATTTATTGCATAATATTATATTTTTGTAAAAAAGTTAAAAATTTGATTTCATATACTATTTATCAAAATTCTGAAAGTGCAGAATGGGTGACCTTTGTGCATGGAGCTGGAGGGAGCTCTACCATTTGGTTCAAGCAAATTAGAGAATTTCAGAAGAAATTTAATGTCTTATTGCTCGATTTACGAGGACATGGTAGTTCTAATAAATTAAAGGCTAAGAAATACACCTTTCAATCCATTGCGCATGATATTTTAGAAGTTATTGATCATCTTAAAATCAAGAGTTCTCATTTTGTGGGGATTTCTCTCGGGTCTATTGTGATTCGTCAGTTGGCAGAAATGCGCCCAGAACGAGTGAAATCTATGGTGATGGGAGGAGCTATTCTGAAAATGAATTTCCGCTCACAAATTTTAATGAAAATTGGCAATGTTTTTAAATACATTTTACCATATTTGGTTTTATATCGTCTTTTTGCCTTCATTATTATGCCCAAGAAAAACCATAAATCTTCTCGAAATCTTTTCATCAATGAGGCAAAGAAATTATACCAAAAAGAATTTATCAAGTGGTTTAAATTGACAACAGAAATCAATCCTGTTCTGCGTTGGTTCAGACAAAAGGAGCTGAATATTCCCACTTTTTATGTGATGGGAGAAGAAGATTACATGTTTTTGCCTTCGGTAAAAGAAGTGGTAAAAAACCACGAAAAATCATCGAGTTTATTGGTGATAGAAAATTGCGGTCACGTAGTCAATGTAGATGCTCCACACGTTTTTAACAGCAAAGTGATTCGATTTTTAGAATCACTTAAGAGATCTTAAATTCATCTATCACTCAACACACATCACATTATTAAATAATAAATCTACAAAATGAGTTTTGTAGATTTTTTTTATGGTCAAACTTCCAAAATAGATGGTATTTTAAAAATAATTCTTATTTTTGACTTCATTTTTAGATAAAATTTATGAAGTCACTCGATAAATTAGATTACAAAATTCTCAATATTCTGCAAGAAGATAACACTATTGCCATCAAAGATTTGGCAGAAAGAATTGGTTTATCTTTCACACCCACTTACGAAAGAGTAAAGTCTCTCAAAAACAAAGGAATCATCAAGAAATATGTAGCCATCGTAGATAGAGAAAAAGTTGGGTATGAGCTGGTGGCGTATTGCAACGTAACCATTAAAAATAAATCAGTGGAAATCTTGAGAGATTTCGAGGAGAAACTCAATAAATGTCCTGAAATTGTAGAAGTAGTGAGCGTTTCTGGAGTGTATGATTACATGATTAAAATTGTGACCAAAAACATAAAAGAATACAACGATTTTGTAGAAAAAACATTTACCAATTATCCGCATATCGGCGATTATCATAGCAGTATCGTACTCTGTACGGTAAAAGAAGAAACCAAAATTTTCTTGTAAAATTTTTAAAATAAAAGATAAAAAGTCACATCATAACGATGTGACTTTTTTGATGAAATATGTTTTTAAAGAATTTAAAAATCTAAACCTAAATTTTTAAGTTCGGTTTCTAAATTGATATTTTTATT contains the following coding sequences:
- the porQ gene encoding type IX secretion system protein PorQ — encoded protein: MKKLFTTSFCLFALWASAQTGTKVYPFLNVPVSARQAVLGGDAVSVRDYDVNFAAINPALMNLDMDNRIGINYGSYIAGSNLGSINYVKDLTAGHFISVNARVLDFGKTPRTDEFGNVNGEFSAMDASFGVGYAYQFDDDFTIGANVNYLTSKIDNYTSSAISANAGVTYHNEQSKETVALVFRNFGYQIKSYNGVKEQLPFRADIGYTRILPDFPLAYTLTYHDLQQFNISQSYDINGKEVGFGRKLMDHLSGGIELFPEQAFNIRIGYNVKRGNELAVLDQRNFSGLSFGFGIKISSFRFDYSHVRYHNADNVNQIGLMLDLVEVSGNRR
- the pyrH gene encoding UMP kinase, with the protein product MKYKRVLLKLSGEALMGSRQYGIDNDRLVEYAKEIKKVVDAGVELAIVIGGGNIFRGVAGAAKGMDRVQGDYMGMLATVINGMALQGALEDQGIKTRLQSAIEMDKVAEPFIKRRAVRHLEKGRVVIFGAGTGNPYFTTDTAATLRAIEIGADVILKGTRVDGIYDSDPEKNADAVKFNSLSYDEVFEKDLKVMDMTAFTLSKENNLPIIVFDMNKDGNLLKVVLGEEVGTLVNI
- the frr gene encoding ribosome recycling factor, encoding MEELNMIMNMVKQEMDAAIKHLDHAFQKIRAGRASTSMVQDVVVEYYGAMSPINQVANVSVPDAMTISIQPWDRSAINAIEKAIINSNLGFAPSNNGDTIILNVPPLTEERRRDLAKQAKAETEQTKVTIRNARHDGMKELKKLDGVSEDIIKDTEAKIQELTDKFVKLADDHLKAKEVDIFKI
- a CDS encoding LptF/LptG family permease, with the protein product MLKKLDQYIIKTFFGPFLFIFSVLFFIFMVNIVWIQLSQFTGKGLSNWEIVKFLFYLSVNVVKMVLPLTILLASIMTFGDFGERYELAAMKSAGISLTRIMMPLFAIVSLLSIMLFIFSNNVIPDFQRKAKNMMYNIAATKPAINFTPGQFINSLPGATVKFDKIYGEKGEHLEGVFVHKVANAYEDQRTIIAKKGEFTPAANRNFLKLVLYDGYIFEDNIQDKNYLERLKQPGQSVKFDSLVQHFDVSDVINKAIEEEKITDDYRFQNYKEINKTIVKVKKENDYSFNSINSEMVGQTNNYVTYIDKIKNPAKPTEPFKVEKLKEDKRLEVLYQAYTKISFLQNEKKNKDTQILDIVKYYNKIIMYQQGIIAYSVTCLIFFMIGASLGSIIRKGGVGLPVVIAIIIFIVFYVMNLTVENITWKGKLNPYFGAWLSNLVLFPFGVWLTYKALTDSQVFDVEKYKALTKPIWSKFVKEREHQRYQ
- a CDS encoding LolA family protein, with translation MKYFNKIILASALVGSFTFSFAQKVDTKAKNILETVSKNYKAKKNTYFKFSYGTGTGKVSKTETGIFYSTPTQYKLNIMGNEQIFDGKKVYNISKEDQEVTIAQPNGSEKALSPINYLDEYKTGYTVTYAGKNGGLDLIKMVPVKDNGVKSVVLYINTPKKQIAKIVQTSSGNDLAVITVNQYKENQKLSTSTFSFDKNKYKNYLITEL
- a CDS encoding FtsK/SpoIIIE family DNA translocase, coding for MAKLASNNRQEVEESKTLSKPRIFFGLLFLFLSVVFALSFASYLLNWKANQSQTGAMLDKSIKSSNIFGKVGDWLGNIFIFDSIGIAAFIVAFLLMVFGFQILKKNYFKIWKTLSHSIFFLCWLPILMGAITKGNGTLSGVFGNEIQEYLASIIGDFGLWMTLLAAIILYFVLEFNLRPSSIKNQIDSIKDKFAPDYDADEDFEADKELKEEPNFENLKVTSEVEAPKTETFETIKTPHQTGFEAPPVVAETPINIPVKKDLEPTGFSFQKEETPTKPADNIAFSIEEVKEDLDDSERKAKDLVDKHGLYDHKLDLANFQMPKIELLKEYGNEEIAINKDELEENKNKIVGLLKNFNVGIAEIKATIGPTVTLYEIVPEAGIRVAAIKKLQDDIALNLSALGIRIIAPMPGKGTIGIEVPRKNPSMVSMRSVISSPKFQNADMDLPVVFGKTISNEVFVADLAKMPHLLMAGATGQGKSVGINAILTSLLYKKHPSELKFVMVDPKKVELSLYSKIERHYLAKLPDGEDAIITDTHKVINTLNSLCIEMDTRYDLLKNAFCKNIKEYNKKFTERKLNPENGHRYMPYIVLVVDEFADLIMTAGKEVELPIARLAQLARAVGIHLIVATQRPSVNVITGMIKANFPARAAFRVISSVDSRTILDSTGAEQLIGKGDMLYFNGNDLLRLQCAFVDTPEVEKIAEYIGEQKGYASAFMLPEYSGEETTSTVGSFDPNEKDQLFEEAARIIVSTQQGSTSMLQRQLKLGYNRAGRIMDQLEAAGIVGGFNGAKAREVMISDLNSLESFLEELRK